One region of Marivirga arenosa genomic DNA includes:
- a CDS encoding carboxypeptidase-like regulatory domain-containing protein yields the protein MERISIRYLAIVLILILNLSSCTEDVVTPILTGTISGVSINKTTNAPVENVEINTIPATNEVYTNDLGEFIIENIPIGEYTVYAKAFGFENENIKINVTNNEVTDVTLKLNIANRIASIPINPIPQNNAIDQALTLNLIWSISDQGEQENLKYQILLYEDDDNQIFQQVDDYTDTTLTVEDLNYNSNYFWQVNVISSTGNITKGDIWSFSTVAFPDNRFLFTSNREGDYNIYSSDLEGGKLTQITENNDFELKPLYSNNRDLIAYSSNAEVDYHIYLMNKDGSNPKKVTNIPIAGFHNQGIAFCWSPDNGKLLYSHYEKLYTINRNGTGLNQIATAPNGKHFRSSDWTSVNDKIVVETIGSTIYESEIYLMNSDGSDTIRLVDDLPGIIQNPSFSIDGKEVLYTQDISGYESANGRQLNAHIFKINIETKEISDLSNNKPNGTNDLQARFSPDGASIIFMNTSNDGSGLKSIWKMDTNGTNRTLLFEDAEMPNWQ from the coding sequence ATGGAACGAATTTCAATAAGATATCTAGCAATAGTTTTGATTCTTATTCTTAACCTAAGTTCTTGTACTGAAGATGTGGTCACTCCTATTTTAACTGGTACAATAAGTGGAGTATCCATTAATAAAACTACAAATGCGCCTGTTGAGAATGTAGAAATAAACACTATTCCTGCTACCAATGAAGTTTACACAAATGATTTAGGAGAATTTATCATAGAAAATATACCGATCGGTGAATATACGGTATATGCTAAAGCCTTTGGTTTTGAGAATGAAAACATTAAAATAAATGTTACTAATAATGAAGTTACCGATGTAACTCTTAAATTAAACATTGCAAATCGAATTGCCTCAATCCCCATAAACCCTATTCCTCAAAATAATGCTATTGATCAAGCCCTTACGTTAAATCTTATATGGTCAATATCAGATCAAGGAGAACAAGAAAATCTAAAATACCAGATTCTATTATATGAAGATGATGACAATCAAATATTTCAACAAGTAGATGATTATACAGATACTACACTAACGGTAGAAGACTTAAATTATAATTCGAATTACTTTTGGCAAGTCAACGTGATTAGCTCAACAGGCAATATTACAAAAGGTGATATTTGGAGTTTTTCTACTGTAGCATTCCCTGATAATCGTTTTCTATTCACTTCTAACCGTGAAGGAGATTATAATATTTATTCATCAGACTTAGAGGGTGGGAAATTGACCCAAATAACTGAAAACAATGATTTTGAACTAAAACCATTGTATTCAAACAATAGAGATTTAATTGCTTATTCATCTAATGCAGAAGTCGACTATCATATTTATTTGATGAATAAGGATGGCAGCAACCCAAAAAAAGTAACTAACATTCCTATAGCAGGATTCCACAATCAAGGTATAGCTTTTTGTTGGTCACCTGATAATGGAAAATTGCTGTATAGTCATTACGAAAAATTATACACAATCAACCGAAATGGAACGGGTTTAAATCAAATAGCCACAGCTCCTAATGGCAAGCATTTTAGAAGTTCAGACTGGACCTCAGTAAACGATAAAATTGTAGTTGAAACTATTGGTTCTACCATCTATGAATCTGAAATATACTTAATGAATAGCGATGGTTCTGACACTATCCGCTTAGTAGATGATTTACCTGGAATTATCCAAAACCCAAGCTTCTCAATAGATGGCAAGGAAGTATTGTATACACAGGATATTTCAGGCTATGAATCCGCTAATGGAAGACAATTAAACGCCCATATCTTTAAAATAAATATTGAAACTAAGGAAATTTCAGATCTATCAAATAATAAACCCAATGGAACCAATGATTTGCAAGCAAGATTTTCACCTGATGGTGCCAGTATAATATTCATGAATACATCGAATGATGGTTCAGGATTAAAATCTATTTGGAAGATGGATACCAATGGCACTAATAGAACTTTATTATTTGAAGATGCTGAAATGCCTAATTGGCAATAG